A genomic window from Caldicellulosiruptor kronotskyensis 2002 includes:
- a CDS encoding ABC transporter permease, with amino-acid sequence MNVNLKHVWIVFKKELKDAFRDKKALLVNIILPMLFIPIIFVIASVATKSAVEVKPEKTPICIIGKENSKTITSIIEKSEFKIVSSSNPKKDLQDGKIKAILIIPKDFEIMISQEKQTNLQILTNETDLKSSNVGNILSNLINEFSKQVVKQRLVQKKLDPSIIEPIVVKKENVAPPKKQSATILAFLIPMFLALWAALGGLNIAIDITAGEKERGTLEPLLTTAATRSSIVTGKYLAVSIMSLLAGLSSLTGIILSFVLLPNALGATYKNSPFSDYSVSPATVLIMLLVVFLTAIIFAAIEVAIASYARSFKEGQSYLSPISLIVVIPPYLTMYKMPNELTDIYFVLPLVNAISILKELIYDIVNLQHLGLFIISSLVYIIISIKFAASMFENEKVLFRN; translated from the coding sequence ATGAATGTGAATTTAAAGCATGTGTGGATTGTATTTAAAAAAGAATTAAAAGATGCTTTCAGAGATAAAAAAGCACTACTTGTTAACATAATATTGCCTATGTTATTTATTCCTATAATCTTTGTAATAGCATCAGTTGCAACAAAGTCTGCTGTTGAAGTAAAACCTGAAAAAACACCTATCTGCATTATAGGAAAAGAAAACTCAAAAACAATAACATCTATAATTGAGAAATCAGAGTTTAAAATTGTTAGTTCATCAAATCCAAAGAAAGATTTACAGGATGGCAAAATTAAGGCTATTCTTATAATCCCGAAAGATTTTGAAATTATGATTTCTCAGGAAAAACAAACAAACTTACAAATCTTGACAAATGAAACTGATTTGAAATCTTCTAATGTTGGAAATATCCTGAGTAACTTAATAAATGAATTTTCAAAACAAGTTGTAAAGCAAAGGCTTGTTCAAAAAAAATTAGATCCTTCCATAATCGAACCAATTGTTGTAAAGAAAGAAAATGTTGCACCACCCAAGAAGCAGTCTGCAACAATTTTAGCATTTTTAATTCCTATGTTTTTAGCTCTCTGGGCTGCACTTGGCGGATTAAACATTGCAATTGACATTACAGCAGGTGAAAAGGAAAGAGGGACGCTCGAGCCTCTTTTGACAACAGCTGCAACAAGGTCATCAATTGTCACTGGCAAATATCTGGCGGTAAGTATAATGTCGCTTTTGGCTGGACTTTCTTCTTTGACAGGTATTATTTTATCATTTGTTCTTTTACCAAATGCACTTGGTGCAACCTATAAAAACTCTCCTTTTTCAGATTATTCAGTTTCGCCTGCAACAGTGTTGATAATGCTTTTGGTAGTATTTCTTACAGCAATCATCTTTGCTGCAATTGAAGTTGCCATAGCTTCATATGCAAGATCGTTCAAGGAAGGGCAAAGTTATCTTTCGCCTATTAGCTTAATTGTTGTAATTCCTCCATATCTTACAATGTACAAAATGCCAAATGAACTTACCGATATATACTTTGTTCTACCGCTTGTAAATGCAATCTCTATTTTAAAAGAACTAATTTATGACATTGTCAATTTACAACATTTGGGGCTTTTCATAATTTCATCGCTTGTTTATATTATAATTTCAATTAAATTTGCTGCCAGCATGTTTGAAAATGAAAAAGTATTGTTCAGAAATTAA
- a CDS encoding ABC transporter ATP-binding protein — protein MVELIELTKDFGKVRAVDRLSFTINKGEIFGLLGENGAGKTTTLRMLATMLKPTSGTAIISGLDITKEPEKVRRKIGILFGSESGLYARLTARENIEYFGLLHDMDKNDLKKRINELAEKFGMQDYIDKPAGTFSKGMKQKVCFVRSVIHNPEVMLFDEPTNSLDVSSAKEVHDFIRLCKQEGRTIIFSSHSMSEVEKLCDRVVIIHKGKLVALGSIDEIKQRFSGHSFEDVFLRLVGEER, from the coding sequence ATGGTAGAGTTAATTGAACTTACCAAAGACTTTGGCAAGGTCAGGGCGGTTGACAGGCTATCTTTTACCATTAACAAAGGCGAAATTTTCGGGCTCCTTGGTGAAAACGGCGCTGGCAAGACAACAACTTTAAGGATGCTTGCCACAATGCTAAAACCGACATCTGGCACAGCTATTATCTCAGGGCTTGACATCACAAAAGAACCAGAAAAGGTAAGAAGAAAGATAGGAATTCTTTTTGGAAGTGAAAGCGGACTTTATGCAAGGCTTACAGCTCGGGAAAACATTGAATATTTTGGGCTTTTGCATGATATGGACAAAAATGATCTAAAAAAGAGAATTAATGAACTTGCAGAAAAGTTTGGAATGCAGGACTATATTGACAAGCCTGCTGGAACATTTTCAAAAGGTATGAAGCAAAAGGTGTGTTTTGTTCGATCTGTGATACACAATCCGGAAGTGATGCTCTTTGATGAGCCTACAAACTCTTTGGATGTGTCAAGCGCAAAAGAAGTACATGACTTTATAAGGCTTTGTAAACAGGAAGGAAGAACAATCATATTTTCAAGCCATTCAATGAGTGAGGTTGAAAAGCTGTGTGACAGGGTTGTGATTATTCACAAAGGAAAGCTTGTGGCACTTGGATCAATTGATGAGATAAAGCAAAGGTTCTCTGGTCACAGCTTTGAAGATGTATTCTTAAGACTGGTAGGTGAGGAAAGATGA